One region of Oryza glaberrima chromosome 7, OglaRS2, whole genome shotgun sequence genomic DNA includes:
- the LOC127780017 gene encoding desiccation-related protein At2g46140-like isoform X1, with protein sequence MSSSDSPKVTERKADKDHDDNNDGEGGGFFDKVKGFIEDIGEKIEDAVSFGKPTADVTGIHIPHISLEKVELIADVLITNPNPVPIPLVDIEYLIESEERKLMSGTIPDSGTIHAHGSETVKIPLLLIYDDIKSTYGDIKPGSIIPYKIRVVLHIDIPVIGRISIPLEKNGEIPVPYRPDVNVSKIKFEQFSFEEATATLHLNLDNKNDFDLGLNSMDYEVWLSNVSIASAEMKETTNIKKQEATTMNLPISFRPKDFGSAMWDMIRGKGTGYTIKGHIDVNTPFGHMKIPICKEGGTTRLKKGDDDDDDDDQVFVS encoded by the coding sequence ATGTCATCTTCAGATAGCCCAAAAGTGACCGAAAGGAAAGCTGACAAGGACCATGACGACAATAATGATGGAGAGGGGGGAGGTTTCTTCGACAAGGTAAAGGGTTTCATTGAAGACATTGGTGAAAAGATTGAAGATGCAGTAAGCTTTGGAAAGCCTACCGCTGATGTTACCGGGATCCACATACCTCACATCAGCCTTGAGAAGGTAGAGCTGATTGCTGATGTTCTCATCACCAACCCAAACCCCGTGCCGATCCCTCTCGTCGACATCGAATACTTGATCGAAAGCGAAGAGAGAAAGCTCATGTCTGGGACAATCCCTGATTCTGGAACCATACATGCTCATGGTTCAGAGACAGTGAAAATCCCTCTGCTACTTATTTATGATGACATCAAGAGTACATATGGGGATATCAAGCCTGGGAGCATCATTCCATACAAGATCAGAGTTGTGCTTCATATAGATATCCCGGTCATCGGAAGGATTTCTATACCTCTGGAGAAAAATGGTGAGATCCCAGTGCCTTACAGACCAGACGTCAATGTGAGTAAGATCAAGTTTGAGCAGTTCTCCTTTGAGGAAGCAACCGCAACACTCCATTTGAATCTTGACAACAAAAATGACTTTGACCTGGGACTGAATTCTATGGATTATGAAGTGTGGCTCTCTAATGTGAGCATTGCTTCTGCTGAGATGAAAGAAACTACAAATATTAAGAAGCAGGAGGCAACAACCATGAATTTACCAATCAGCTTCAGGCCCAAGGATTTTGGCTCTGCTATGTGGGATATGATAAGGGGAAAGGGAACTGGTTACACCATAAAGGGACACATTGATGTCAATACTCCTTTTGGACACATGAAAATACCTATATGCAAAGAGGGTGGAACTACTCGCCTTAAGAAGGgagatgacgatgacgacgacgacgaccaggtATTTGTTTCATAG
- the LOC127780017 gene encoding desiccation-related protein At2g46140-like isoform X2 gives MSSSDSPKVTERKADKDHDDNNDGEGGGFFDKVKGFIEDIGEKIEDAVSFGKPTADVTGIHIPHISLEKVELIADVLITNPNPVPIPLVDIEYLIESEERKLMSGTIPDSGTIHAHGSETVKIPLLLIYDDIKSTYGDIKPGSIIPYKIRVVLHIDIPVIGRISIPLEKNGEIPVPYRPDVNVSKIKFEQFSFEEATATLHLNLDNKNDFDLGLNSMDYEVWLSNVSIASAEMKETTNIKKQEATTMNLPISFRPKDFGSAMWDMIRGKGTGYTIKGHIDVNTPFGHMKIPICKEGGTTRLKKGDDDDDDDDQE, from the coding sequence ATGTCATCTTCAGATAGCCCAAAAGTGACCGAAAGGAAAGCTGACAAGGACCATGACGACAATAATGATGGAGAGGGGGGAGGTTTCTTCGACAAGGTAAAGGGTTTCATTGAAGACATTGGTGAAAAGATTGAAGATGCAGTAAGCTTTGGAAAGCCTACCGCTGATGTTACCGGGATCCACATACCTCACATCAGCCTTGAGAAGGTAGAGCTGATTGCTGATGTTCTCATCACCAACCCAAACCCCGTGCCGATCCCTCTCGTCGACATCGAATACTTGATCGAAAGCGAAGAGAGAAAGCTCATGTCTGGGACAATCCCTGATTCTGGAACCATACATGCTCATGGTTCAGAGACAGTGAAAATCCCTCTGCTACTTATTTATGATGACATCAAGAGTACATATGGGGATATCAAGCCTGGGAGCATCATTCCATACAAGATCAGAGTTGTGCTTCATATAGATATCCCGGTCATCGGAAGGATTTCTATACCTCTGGAGAAAAATGGTGAGATCCCAGTGCCTTACAGACCAGACGTCAATGTGAGTAAGATCAAGTTTGAGCAGTTCTCCTTTGAGGAAGCAACCGCAACACTCCATTTGAATCTTGACAACAAAAATGACTTTGACCTGGGACTGAATTCTATGGATTATGAAGTGTGGCTCTCTAATGTGAGCATTGCTTCTGCTGAGATGAAAGAAACTACAAATATTAAGAAGCAGGAGGCAACAACCATGAATTTACCAATCAGCTTCAGGCCCAAGGATTTTGGCTCTGCTATGTGGGATATGATAAGGGGAAAGGGAACTGGTTACACCATAAAGGGACACATTGATGTCAATACTCCTTTTGGACACATGAAAATACCTATATGCAAAGAGGGTGGAACTACTCGCCTTAAGAAGGgagatgacgatgacgacgacgacgaccag
- the LOC127780844 gene encoding uncharacterized protein LOC127780844, whose translation MTMATSQEVFKYHPLPTPGVENSFKDEIQSKVLGTIGDVMNSFDPKSFPRHVEGALGTAGNIINSFESKLAEHNQFDFGGKTNFYGYDCVDDGWGSAPLKADKPVNLRNLLGGLIAIISRGGKNSEIQPPKDTKSSVAFLGSGSNGETFLHASVYVPSAPPLLDEEALNYNVYRVVIEAEPPEWLPDSYANSCMQCAASFTVVTRGRHHCRFCGGIFCRTCSKGRCLLPAKFRERNPQRVCDACYDRLDPLQNLFINSISNATQTAKHDVMDWTSTRGWLNLPIGLTMEHEIYKAANSVRSYSQIARLNPERSIPHAVFSGASGLAILTVVKAGALLTYKLGTGLVVARRSDGSWSPPSAIVSVGLGWGAQVGAELMDFIIVLRGLEAVRTFSSQMHFSVGAGLSAAAGPVGRVLEADLRAGDKGSGVCYTYSCSKGAFIGVSLEGNFVATRRDANLRFYGDPYLTTSDILMGDMQRPNAAKFLYTALDGLYSGLSR comes from the exons ATGACCATGGCGACCTCGCAAGAGGTTTTCAAGTATCACCCTTTGCCTACACCGGGAGTGGAAAACAGTTTTAAGGATGAGATCCAATCGAAGGTTTTGGGCACGATAGGGGATGTGATGAACTCATTTGATCCAAAGTCATTCCCACGGCATGTAGAAGGAGCACTGGGAACAGCTGGAAACATCATcaattcctttgaatcaaaattGGCTGAGCACAATCAATTTGATTTTGGTGGCAAAACCAATTTTTATGGCTATGATTGTGTGGACGATGGTTGGGGATCTGCACCCTTGAAGGCAGATAAGCCGGTAAACCTTCGAAATCTGCTGGGTGGTTTAATTGCAATCATCAGTCGTGGTggcaaaaattctgaaattcaacCGCCAAAGGACACTAAGTCTAGTGTCGCATTCTTAGGGTCAGGTAGCAATGGAGAAACATTCTTGCACGCCTCAGTCTATGTGCCAAGTGCTCCACCATTGCTTGACGAAGAAGCTCTGAATTACAATGTGTACAGGGTTGTGATTGAAGCAGAACCACCAGAATGGTTACCTGATAGTTATGCTAACTCATGCATGCAATGCGCTGCTTCTTTTACTGTTGTTACTCGTGGAAGGCATCATTGTCGATTTTGTGGAGGGATATTTTGTAGGACATGCTCAAAAGGCAGATGTCTGTTGCCAGCCAAGTTCCGTGAGCGGAATCCGCAAAGGGTTTGTGATGCTTGTTATGATAGGCTTGATCCGTTGCAGAACTTATTCATTAATTCTATTAGCAATGCCACACAGACTGCAAAGCATGATGTTATGGATTGGACTAGTACCAGGGGGTGGTTGAATTTGCCTATTGGATTAACAATGGAACATGAGATTTACAAGGCCGCAAATTCTGTGAGGAGCTATAGCCAG ATTGCAAGGCTAAACCCCGAAAGGTCTATTCCTCATGCAGTCTTTAGTGGAGCAAGTGGGCTTGCTATCCTGACAGTTGTGAAAGCTGGTGCACTTCTTACATACAAACTTGGAACTGGCCTAGTAGTTGCTCGAAGATCAGATGGATCATGGTCACCACCATCAGCAATCGTTTCAGTTGGGTTAGGATGGGGAGCACAG GTTGGTGCTGAGCTAATGGATTTCATCATAGTGCTTCGTGGTCTGGAAGCTGTCAGGACTTTTAGCAGCCAGATGCATTTTTCTGTTGGGGCAGGTTTAAGTGCTGCAGCAGGGCCTGTTGGTAGAGTGCTAGAGGCTGACTTGAGAGCTGGTGATAAAGGCTCAGGTGTTTGTTATACATATAGCTGCAGCAAAG GTGCATTCATTGGTGTTTCGTTGGAAGGAAACTTTGTTGCAACCCGAAGGGACGCAAATCTGCGGTTTTACGGCGACCCGTATCTGACAACCAGCGATATTCTCATGGGGGATATGCAGAGACCAAATGCTGCCAAGTTTCTGTACACAGCGTTGGATGGCCTGTACTCTGGGCTGAGTCGTTAG
- the LOC127780641 gene encoding uncharacterized protein LOC127780641 has product MDASKKSVMTKEEQQLSPAASPAAAVMTAEADAINEEQDKAAAATTADHTAPPPPPPPPAAAVADHAGEMDMASGSGVAHLAPPAVAPAPRSSLAMAVSGLADHVLERMVKVLMRKCHPPQALYPLIGKSPLRPPWWPTGREQWWPELGAGAVVPPYRPAPLLSKAEKEVVVVAMVKNLVPDFERLFMAVRMAPSVTSRITDAEARAWDDGVAGERETYMARHPHRTTPTRAWKLMDSLKPEAVRMKLKAPKPKPQVTIKVEDAAPFLTVSAAADPAAVEAAMGAIEAMRNSSKDPDAPYYPMPSPLHGHNEVGPNDYPENPAIWKEFNRKEGQLNLLRVGKKNDRMAISDRVDGGASGSGPRKGYLVMKTYKKAQEYYRELRNKGAMASGAGVKIEDDSETESDNEDEKAYEKAKAKAKARAVYQQNKGVKTEDQSETESDNEDEQAKVMAKAKARVIPGPNKGIQENYW; this is encoded by the exons ATGGACGCGTCCAAGAAATCCGTCATGACGAAGGAGGAGCAACAACTGTCGCCAGCAGCAAGCCCAGCGGCAGCAGTCATGACAGCCGAGGCTGATGCCATCAACGAGGAACAAGAcaaggctgctgctgctacaaccGCAGATCacactgctcctcctcctcctcctcctcctcctgctgctgctgttgcagaTCACGCTGGGGAGATGGACATGGCTAGTGGCAGCGGCGTTGCTCACCTGGCAccaccggcggtggcgcccGCGCCGCGGTCTTCTCTCGCTATGGCGGTCTCGGGGCTGGCGGACCATGTCCTGGAGCGCATGGTGAAGGTGCTGATGAGGAAGTGCCACCCGCCGCAGGCGTTGTACCCGCTGATTGGCAAGTCGCCGCTGCGGCCGCCATGGTGGCCGACGGGGCGCGAGCAGTGGTGGCCGgagctcggcgccggcgccgtcgtcccgcCGTACAGGCCTGCGCCGCTCCTGTCCAAGGCGGAGAAGGAGGTGGTCGTGGTCGCCATGGTGAAGAACCTCGTGCCGGACTTCGAGCGCCTCTTCATGGCCGTGCGAATGGCGCCCAGCGTCACCAGCAGGATCACCGACGCCGAGGCGAGGGCGTGggacgacggcgtcgccggGGAGCGCGAGACGTACATGGCGCGGCACCCGCACCGTACGACGCCGACCAGGGCGTGGAAGCTCATGGATTCCCTCAAGCCGGAGGCGGTGAGGATGAAGCTCAAGGCGCCCAAGCCGAAGCCGCAGGTCACCATCAAAGTCGAGGACGCCGCGCCTTTCCTCACTGTGTCCGCTGCCGCTgaccccgccgccgtcgaggccgccATGGGGGCCATCGAAGCCATGAGAAACAGCAGCAAGGATCCAGATGCTCCGTACTATCCCATGCCATCTCCACTTCATGGGCATAATGAAGTTGGTCCAAATGATTACCCAG AAAACCCAGCAATCTGGAAGGAGTTCAACAGGAAAGAAG GTCAGCTTAACTTGTTGCGAGTTGGCAAAAAGAATGACCGGATGGCGATATCCGATAGGGTGGATGGAGGAGCCAGTGGTAGCGGCCCCAGGAAGGGCTATCTTGTGATGAAAACGtacaaaaaggctcaagaataTTATCGCGAACTACGGAACAAAGGCGCCATGGCTAGTGGTGCAG GtgttaaaattgaagatgacAGTGAAACCGAGAGTGACAATGAAGATGAGAAGGCTTATGAGAAGGCTAAGGCTAAGGCCAAGGCTAGAGCTGTGTATCAACAAAATAAAG GTGTTAAAACTGAAGATCAGAGTGAAACAGAAAGTGATAATGAAGATGAACAGGCAAAGGTTATGGCAAAAGCTAAGGCTAGAGTTATACCTGGACCAAACAAAGGTATCCAAGAAAATTATTGGTGA
- the LOC127780162 gene encoding NAC domain-containing protein 77-like yields the protein MAAGGGGADGLPPGLRFDPTDGELVSRFLLRRLQGKPLPLNGVILEADPLSVPPWKLLAEHGRGDEGFFFAEARAKNGKGSRQKRTVEGGGLWQGQRVCADGEKLLVPDGGGGGVEVEIVWRKYLLSFFAEGERGSSGWVMHEYAVTSPAELAASPIRLYRVRFSGHGKKRKREPQSGEDGVGRARAAPQSAGTETALLEERVMPPQPTVSISPPAALVDAVDDADCANQGCSGVMDDSTMVFSHLPDMITLPAEEGDASTGIESDLLEEFVPQPQPVLVPPLAALVEVADSSEGPDQGCSVVMHDSSAVFTPLSDPIVLPEEEEADRPDAPAGTMSLDYQNYSLSDFEFPEYPLLDVAGDADGADQCSSNVMDDSSMVFSHLEDLITLPAEEAEADACSAAPAPSLDNQKYSSQGIIDSEAPALSDFEFPETIDEVLNSINFTMADPSCLDMEFSMDDLLDFDLPAD from the exons atggcggcgggtggtggtggcgctgatGGGCTCCCTCCGGGCCTCAGGTTCGATCCGACCGACGGCGAGCTCGTCTCCCGATTCCTGCTCCGGCGCCTCCAGGGTAAGCCCCTCCCGCTCAATGGCGTCATCCTCGAGGCCGACCCCCTCAGCGTGCCGCCATGGAAGCTGCTGGCGGAGCACGGCCGGGGCGACGAGGGCTTCTTCTTCGCCGAGGCTCGGGCCAAGAACGGCAAGGGGAGCCGCCAGAAGCGCACCGTCGAGGGTGGTGGGCTCTGGCAGGGGCAAAGGGTCTGCGCCGACGGCGAGAAGCTGCTCGTccccgatggcggcggcggcggcgtggaggtggaGATCGTGTGGCGCAAGTACTTGCTGAGCTTCTTCGCCGAGGGCGAGAGGGGGAGCTCCGGCTGGGTGATGCATGAGTACGCCGTCACGTCccccgccgagctcgccgcgtcGCCGATCCGGCTCTACCGCGTCCGGTTCAGCGGCCACGGCAAGAAGCGCAAGAGAGAGCCACAATCCGGCGAGGACGGTGTCGGTCGAGCACGCGCGGCGCCACAGAGCGCTGGAACAGAGACTGCTCTGCTCGAGGAGCGCGTCATGCCGCCACAGCCG ACCGTGTCGATTTCCCCTCCCGCAGCGCTGGTGGACGCTGTTGATGATGCTGACTGTGCCAATCAGGGATGCTCCGGCGTGATGGACGATTCCACAATGGTGTTCAGTCATCTTCCGGACATGATCACCCTGCCCGCAGAAGAAGGTGATGCC AGCACTGGAATAGAGTCTGATCTGCTCGAGGAGTTCGTTCCGCAGCCACAGCCAGTGCTTGTTCCTCCTCTGGCCGCTCTGGTTGAAGTTGCCGATAGCTCTGAAGGCCCTGATCAGGGATGCTCCGTTGTGATGCATGATTCTTCTGCGGTGTTTACTCCTCTGTCAGACCCGATCGTCCtgccagaagaagaagaagctgatCGTCCTGATGCGCCGGCTGGGACTATGTCACTAGACTATCAGAACTACTCCTTGTCTGATTTCGAGTTCCCAGAGTACCCTCTGCTCGATGTTGCCGGTGATGCTGACGGCGCAGATCAGTGCTCTTCCAACGTGATGGATGATTCTTCCATGGTGTTTAGTCACCTTGAAGACCTGATTACCCTGCCAGCAGAGGAAGCAGAAGCCGATGCTTGTAGTGCAGCGCCTGCGCCGTCGCTGGACAACCAAAAATACTCCTCACAGGGCATCATCGACAGTGAGGCGCCGGCATTGTCTGATTTCGAGTTCCCAGAGACCATTGATGAGGTTCTAAACAGCATCAACTTCACAATGGCCGACCCGAGCTGCTTGGATATGGAGTTCTCCATGGACGACCTCTTAGACTTTGATCTGCCGGCTGATTAG